In one window of Tellurirhabdus rosea DNA:
- a CDS encoding gliding motility-associated C-terminal domain-containing protein, translating into MKANYLLILLGFCCLFVLGNEASATHVRAGEITTRRISNTSLTYEITATLYFDEGGGRMASEQENDIDMCFGDGSPIAQVRRSFRGNINRNTTINIYRTTHTFPGPGTYNIITIITNRNDNTRNIPNSVNTTFELRTTIVVSAPLGLNSTPVMLNPPLDSARVGQKFCHNPAAFDSDGDSLAYRLTTPAGRQGWDVTCRPTQFVAGYQRPEVIGGSPTTETGNAPATLTIDPRTGDLCWDAPAEKGQYNVAFIIEEYRDGIKVGEIVRDMQIVVVEGTNRRPELRVPDDLCVEAGTIINQAITATDPDGNRLQLSAFGGPFNVGPDGRPYTDPTNNQPINIIAPPFATFNPRPDQTLNSPATGTFRWQTACAHVREEPYDVVIRAVDLPARGQTQLATLESFRIRVYAPRPQNLTARPGTGRATILTWSAYACGVPGAEMVIYRREGCTTLATPPCSTGIGATAGYTEIGRVPITATTFTDTDPSLRRGASYSYRLVAAFPRPRGGESVVSNEACLALPLQVPLMTNVTVDSTDATRGRITVRWTRPIGLGATDVGGPFQYRLFRAPGLTATAGNDFVQIAVIDADLSGTRADTVYVDRGLNTSGGGYRYRVEFYYTEAGTGALTRLDVTDAASSVVLAAAGELRRVRLSWSANVPWDNTNQRHRVYRSVSGPNGPFNRIAEVAVQGPNTFTFTDTGSDSFAGDGVQTLTLSPDSVYCYRVETVGVYTNPAVSLRPQNELLNYSQAVCASPIDTTRPCPPRLSLDSLDCSSLRGEAACNQTSFSNTLNWQAATGGNQPCDTRIASYNVYYARYEEDTEHQRLTGVPAPTTTFQHTSLTSVAGCYYVTAVTRGGLESAPSNRVCKDICPVFELPNVFTPNGDGKNDVFVPLPCPAGVVSVQFVVYNRFGGKVFETSDVNINWSGRTSGGQELSAGLYYYQASVRFGGVSRNGSVQVYKGWVQLMRESNAK; encoded by the coding sequence ATGAAAGCAAATTATCTACTGATTCTTCTTGGGTTCTGCTGTCTGTTTGTGCTGGGGAATGAGGCATCTGCCACCCACGTACGGGCGGGGGAAATCACGACCCGAAGAATATCCAACACCTCCCTGACTTACGAGATTACGGCGACACTTTACTTTGACGAAGGAGGTGGCCGCATGGCTTCCGAACAGGAAAACGACATCGATATGTGTTTTGGCGATGGTTCGCCGATTGCGCAGGTCCGCCGCTCGTTTCGCGGCAATATCAACCGCAACACCACCATCAACATCTACCGAACGACGCACACGTTTCCGGGACCGGGGACTTACAACATCATTACCATCATTACCAACCGGAACGACAACACGCGGAACATTCCCAACTCGGTCAACACCACCTTTGAGCTGCGCACCACCATCGTAGTGAGTGCACCCCTGGGCCTCAACAGCACCCCGGTCATGCTCAACCCGCCCCTGGACTCGGCCCGCGTAGGCCAGAAGTTCTGCCACAACCCCGCCGCCTTCGACAGCGACGGCGACAGCCTTGCTTACCGCCTGACCACCCCGGCTGGTCGCCAGGGATGGGACGTAACCTGCCGCCCGACGCAGTTCGTAGCGGGTTACCAGCGTCCGGAAGTCATCGGAGGCAGTCCAACCACCGAGACCGGCAATGCCCCGGCCACGCTGACCATCGACCCCCGCACCGGCGACCTCTGCTGGGATGCCCCCGCCGAGAAAGGCCAGTACAACGTCGCTTTCATTATCGAAGAATACCGCGACGGCATCAAAGTAGGGGAGATTGTGCGTGACATGCAGATTGTGGTCGTGGAAGGCACCAACCGTCGTCCCGAGCTGCGGGTGCCCGACGACCTCTGCGTGGAGGCCGGTACGATCATCAACCAGGCCATCACCGCCACTGACCCCGACGGAAACCGACTCCAGCTCTCGGCCTTCGGCGGACCCTTCAACGTCGGTCCCGACGGAAGACCCTACACCGACCCCACCAACAACCAGCCCATCAACATCATCGCCCCCCCCTTCGCCACCTTCAACCCCCGACCCGACCAGACCCTGAACTCTCCCGCCACGGGCACCTTCCGCTGGCAGACCGCCTGCGCCCACGTCCGGGAGGAACCCTACGACGTGGTCATCCGCGCCGTCGACCTGCCGGCCCGGGGCCAGACCCAGCTGGCCACCCTGGAGTCCTTTCGCATTCGGGTCTACGCCCCCCGGCCCCAGAACCTGACGGCCCGGCCCGGCACGGGCCGGGCCACCATCCTGACCTGGTCGGCCTACGCCTGCGGGGTGCCGGGGGCCGAGATGGTCATCTACCGCCGCGAGGGCTGCACCACCCTGGCCACCCCGCCCTGCTCGACGGGCATCGGGGCCACGGCGGGCTACACCGAGATCGGGCGGGTGCCCATCACGGCCACCACCTTCACCGACACCGACCCCAGCCTGCGGCGGGGGGCCAGCTACAGCTACCGCCTGGTGGCGGCCTTTCCCCGGCCCCGGGGCGGGGAGAGCGTGGTGTCCAACGAGGCCTGTCTGGCCCTGCCCCTGCAGGTGCCCCTGATGACGAACGTGACGGTGGACTCCACCGACGCTACAAGGGGCCGGATCACCGTGCGCTGGACGCGGCCCATCGGGCTGGGGGCCACCGACGTGGGCGGTCCTTTCCAGTACCGGTTGTTCCGGGCGCCGGGCCTCACGGCCACGGCGGGCAATGACTTTGTGCAGATCGCCGTCATCGACGCTGACCTGTCGGGCACCCGGGCCGATACGGTGTACGTGGACCGGGGCCTGAACACCAGTGGGGGCGGCTACCGCTACCGGGTGGAGTTTTATTATACCGAGGCGGGCACGGGCGCCCTGACGCGGCTGGACGTGACCGATGCGGCCAGCTCGGTGGTGCTGGCGGCGGCCGGGGAGCTGCGGCGGGTGCGGCTGTCGTGGAGTGCCAACGTGCCCTGGGACAACACGAACCAGCGGCACCGGGTGTACCGCAGTGTGAGCGGTCCCAACGGTCCCTTCAACCGGATAGCGGAGGTGGCCGTGCAGGGTCCCAACACGTTCACCTTCACCGATACGGGCAGCGACAGCTTTGCCGGGGACGGGGTCCAGACGCTAACGCTGTCGCCCGACAGCGTGTACTGCTACCGGGTGGAGACGGTGGGGGTGTACACCAACCCGGCCGTGAGCTTGCGTCCCCAGAACGAGCTGCTCAACTACTCGCAGGCGGTGTGTGCCAGTCCCATTGACACGACCCGTCCCTGTCCGCCCCGGCTGAGTCTGGACTCGCTGGACTGCTCGTCCCTGCGGGGAGAGGCGGCCTGCAACCAGACAAGCTTCAGCAACACCCTGAACTGGCAGGCGGCTACCGGGGGCAACCAGCCCTGCGACACGCGGATTGCCAGCTACAACGTGTACTACGCGCGCTACGAGGAAGACACCGAGCACCAGCGGCTGACTGGGGTGCCGGCCCCGACGACCACCTTCCAGCACACGAGTCTGACGAGTGTGGCGGGCTGTTACTACGTGACGGCCGTGACGCGGGGGGGTCTGGAGAGTGCTCCCAGCAACCGGGTGTGCAAGGACATCTGCCCGGTCTTCGAGCTGCCCAACGTATTCACGCCCAACGGAGACGGCAAGAACGACGTGTTCGTGCCGCTGCCCTGTCCTGCTGGGGTGGTGAGCGTGCAGTTTGTGGTCTACAACCGTTTCGGGGGTAAGGTGTTCGAGACCAGCGACGTGAACATCAACTGGAGCGGCCGCACGAGCGGGGGCCAGGAGCTGTCGGCGGGTTTGTACTACTACCAGGCGAGTGTACGCTTCGGGGGGGTGAGCCGCAACGGGAGTGTGCAGGTGTACAAGGGGTGGGTGCAGCTGATGCGGGAGAGCAACGCGAAGTGA
- a CDS encoding glycosyltransferase family 2 protein: MDLSIIIVNYKTPQLIIDCLTSVRKFTSGLTYEVLVVDNESGDQSRNLVLSHFPEVRWIDMGYNSGFARANNRGIDEARGRLILLLNSDTLLVDNVLKRCADVLDNQPDVAAVGPMQINRHGKVHYDLYHGFNQIRKFFFVLPPTPFFDRLLEFFMPERKYADPNQVDWLTGSFVMTRRTVIDKAGKLDPDFFMYGEDVEWGWRLWKQGRILLLRDAFYVHLEYGSSPEYQQAQMSWINRFKPQMQVSNLLWVRKSYGVGAYLILILHYLTMVPIIYAWKIVMNLRRSGRPFSELERQHEFTRKVRLFLRFFWPTLLKKPGFYKL, encoded by the coding sequence ATGGATTTATCGATTATAATTGTCAATTACAAAACGCCTCAGTTAATCATCGACTGCCTGACTTCGGTCCGAAAGTTCACCAGCGGTCTAACCTACGAAGTACTTGTGGTTGATAATGAGTCCGGCGACCAGAGCCGGAATCTGGTGCTGAGCCATTTTCCGGAGGTGCGCTGGATCGACATGGGCTACAATTCCGGCTTTGCCCGGGCCAATAACCGGGGAATCGACGAAGCCCGGGGGCGGCTTATACTGTTATTGAACTCCGATACGTTATTGGTGGATAATGTCCTCAAACGCTGCGCGGACGTGCTGGACAACCAGCCCGACGTGGCGGCGGTCGGGCCGATGCAGATCAACCGGCACGGCAAGGTGCATTACGACCTGTATCACGGATTCAACCAGATCCGGAAGTTCTTTTTTGTGCTTCCGCCGACTCCTTTTTTCGACCGGCTGCTGGAGTTTTTTATGCCGGAACGGAAATACGCCGACCCCAATCAGGTCGACTGGCTGACGGGTTCGTTTGTGATGACGCGCCGGACGGTGATCGACAAGGCGGGCAAACTCGATCCGGATTTCTTCATGTACGGAGAAGACGTAGAGTGGGGCTGGCGGCTCTGGAAACAGGGGCGGATTCTGTTGCTGCGGGATGCCTTTTACGTGCACCTGGAGTACGGCAGCAGTCCCGAATACCAGCAGGCGCAGATGTCGTGGATCAACCGGTTCAAACCCCAGATGCAGGTATCGAATCTGCTGTGGGTGCGAAAATCGTACGGCGTCGGCGCTTATCTGATCCTGATTTTGCATTATCTGACGATGGTGCCCATCATTTATGCCTGGAAGATCGTCATGAACCTGCGCCGGTCGGGCAGGCCATTCAGCGAGCTGGAGCGGCAGCATGAGTTTACCCGGAAAGTGAGACTATTTTTGCGATTTTTCTGGCCAACGTTACTGAAAAAACCCGGCTTCTATAAGCTGTGA
- the coaD gene encoding pantetheine-phosphate adenylyltransferase: protein MKRIALFPGSFDPFTKGHQDIVLRGLRLFDEVVIGIGRNASKQRYFPLDDMVRLIEWTFREHPNVRVLAYDDLTANVAREIGARFLLRGLRNTTDFEYENGISQVNRHVYEEVETVFLITSPPLAPISSSIIRDLHRYGQKVDEFLPYSLDLEKTH from the coding sequence ATGAAGCGCATTGCCCTCTTCCCCGGCTCTTTTGACCCATTTACCAAAGGACATCAGGACATCGTTCTGCGCGGTCTGCGGCTGTTCGACGAAGTGGTGATCGGCATCGGCCGCAACGCCAGCAAGCAGCGTTATTTTCCGCTCGACGATATGGTTCGGCTCATCGAGTGGACGTTCCGGGAACATCCCAACGTCCGGGTGCTGGCCTACGACGACCTGACCGCCAACGTCGCCCGGGAGATTGGCGCCCGGTTTCTGCTGCGGGGCCTGCGAAACACCACCGACTTTGAGTATGAAAATGGCATTTCGCAGGTGAACCGACACGTGTACGAAGAGGTGGAAACGGTTTTTCTGATTACTTCGCCGCCACTGGCCCCGATCAGTTCCAGCATTATTCGTGATTTGCACCGCTACGGACAGAAAGTAGACGAGTTTCTGCCGTATTCGCTGGATCTGGAAAAGACTCACTAA
- a CDS encoding CBS domain-containing protein, producing the protein MKITAILRGKSINTIYSVAPQATVYEALELMAEKNIGAVLVIENGRLAGIFSERDYARKVVLQSRASRDTTVREVMTANLITIAPDQRIEDAMRLMSEKHIRHLPVLDEGQLVGIISINDVVSAIIRDQKARIDSLESYITGSY; encoded by the coding sequence ATGAAAATTACAGCAATTCTGAGGGGCAAATCGATCAATACGATTTACTCCGTGGCGCCTCAGGCAACTGTCTATGAGGCCCTTGAGCTGATGGCGGAAAAAAACATCGGGGCGGTGCTGGTGATCGAAAACGGACGGCTGGCCGGAATTTTTTCCGAACGGGATTATGCCCGTAAAGTGGTTCTGCAAAGCCGGGCCTCCCGCGACACCACCGTCCGCGAAGTTATGACGGCCAACCTCATCACCATCGCCCCCGACCAGCGGATTGAGGACGCCATGCGGCTGATGTCGGAGAAACACATCCGGCACCTGCCCGTGCTCGACGAAGGCCAGCTTGTCGGGATTATTTCCATCAACGACGTCGTGTCGGCCATTATCCGCGACCAGAAAGCCCGCATTGATTCGCTGGAAAGCTACATTACCGGTTCGTACTGA
- a CDS encoding ATP-dependent DNA helicase: protein MNTTQSPAQMLAKRFPFKPTPGQSEFFERMGQFLLPEEHERYRDCFLLKGFAGTGKTTLISTLIKVLPKVGMKSVLLAPTGRAAKVMANYSKRQALTIHRKIYRQISDGDSGSLVFQRQKNYHDDTLFIVDEASMISDDAEIGMNGLLADLIDFVYENPGNRLMLVGDVAQLPPVGKELSPALDPDYLERQFDMTVFRQELTEVMRQDVESGILLNATHLRAALVQPEPGIFFTTKGYRDIYRMTGDRLEDGMRYAYNKYGRENTIIITRSNKAAVQYNQYVRRVINGAEEELDAGDLLMIVRNNYSVLDDDSPAGFLANGDFVEVMKIRKREEVHGLKFATVMLRLVDYEEQPEFETKIILDTLYSASPSLGRDENKQLYESVQKDYFYIKSKRERAEAIRRDPYLNALQVKFAYALTCHKAQGGQWPAVFIDQGYLPNGKVDAEFVRWLYTALTRTTDEAFLMNFHPNFFGVQS from the coding sequence ATGAATACAACCCAGTCGCCCGCCCAGATGCTGGCAAAACGTTTTCCGTTCAAACCCACGCCCGGTCAGTCGGAATTTTTTGAACGCATGGGCCAGTTTCTGCTACCGGAAGAGCATGAACGTTACCGCGACTGTTTTCTGCTGAAAGGCTTTGCCGGGACCGGTAAAACGACGCTCATCAGTACGCTCATCAAAGTGTTGCCCAAAGTAGGCATGAAGTCCGTGCTGCTGGCCCCCACCGGCCGGGCGGCCAAAGTGATGGCCAATTACTCCAAACGGCAGGCGCTCACCATTCACCGCAAAATATACCGGCAGATTTCGGACGGCGACTCCGGCAGCCTGGTCTTCCAGCGCCAGAAAAATTACCACGACGACACGCTGTTTATCGTGGACGAAGCCTCCATGATCAGCGACGATGCCGAAATCGGCATGAACGGACTGCTGGCCGACCTTATCGATTTTGTTTACGAAAATCCCGGCAACCGGCTGATGCTGGTCGGCGACGTGGCCCAGCTCCCGCCGGTCGGCAAGGAACTCAGCCCTGCCCTCGACCCCGACTACCTCGAACGCCAGTTCGACATGACGGTTTTCCGGCAGGAACTGACGGAGGTGATGCGTCAGGATGTTGAGTCCGGCATTCTGCTGAATGCCACCCATCTGCGCGCCGCCCTGGTCCAGCCCGAGCCCGGCATTTTTTTCACCACGAAAGGCTACCGGGATATTTACAGAATGACCGGCGACCGGCTCGAAGACGGGATGCGCTACGCCTACAACAAGTACGGTCGCGAAAACACCATCATCATCACCCGTTCCAACAAGGCGGCGGTGCAGTATAACCAGTACGTCCGGCGTGTCATCAACGGGGCCGAGGAAGAACTGGATGCCGGAGACCTGCTCATGATTGTCCGGAACAACTATTCGGTGCTGGACGACGACAGCCCGGCGGGTTTTCTGGCGAACGGTGATTTTGTAGAGGTGATGAAAATCCGGAAGCGGGAAGAAGTCCACGGACTTAAATTTGCCACCGTCATGCTGCGTCTCGTCGATTATGAAGAGCAGCCGGAATTTGAAACGAAGATCATTCTGGACACCCTGTATTCGGCTTCGCCCTCGCTCGGGCGGGACGAAAACAAACAGCTGTACGAAAGCGTCCAGAAGGATTATTTTTACATAAAATCCAAACGCGAACGGGCCGAAGCCATCCGCCGCGACCCGTATCTGAACGCCCTGCAGGTGAAATTCGCCTACGCGCTGACCTGTCACAAGGCCCAGGGTGGTCAGTGGCCGGCCGTGTTTATCGACCAGGGTTATCTGCCCAACGGAAAAGTGGATGCCGAGTTTGTCCGCTGGCTGTACACGGCCCTGACCCGGACCACCGACGAAGCGTTTCTGATGAATTTTCACCCGAACTTCTTCGGTGTACAATCTTAA
- a CDS encoding glycosyltransferase family 4 protein: MRILFITPSGGYTGSEMMLWYLLKELEKRGIEVALFSRQRNQLYRHKDEVAFRTEFYPYNDRFFYSVYDAAYSKVFGLSPCDQELMRLHREFKPDMWYLNTVTMPNVAEMARKLGVPYTVHFHELLSTFDEFWTKPIYDMLSGASRLIGCAEVVCQRVRQMGFPNVELLHSCIDTSRILPRQDPALLRARLGIPPGDFIWMMSGTSCLRKGYDLVPDIVQHLPKNAWLLWLGKEKESGVHLYVQSRTEQEGLNFIHLGAHSDDYYDYLNLCDGFVLTSREDPYPLVMIEAAFLGKPIVGFESGGISEFLLPGMGTYVSSFNPEELAGAMRSLMAGRIRISPDMLRQRAYQFDISHLTDQWLELFEAKEKEAVLV, translated from the coding sequence ATGCGCATTCTGTTTATCACTCCTTCGGGCGGCTATACCGGCTCGGAGATGATGCTCTGGTATCTGCTCAAAGAGCTTGAAAAAAGGGGAATCGAGGTGGCTTTGTTTTCCCGCCAGCGAAATCAGCTGTACCGCCATAAGGACGAAGTGGCCTTCCGGACGGAATTCTATCCGTACAACGATCGCTTTTTTTACTCGGTTTACGACGCCGCCTACTCCAAAGTCTTTGGCCTCAGCCCCTGCGATCAGGAACTGATGAGGCTGCACCGGGAATTCAAACCGGACATGTGGTACCTGAACACGGTGACGATGCCGAATGTGGCCGAGATGGCCCGCAAACTGGGTGTTCCCTACACGGTCCACTTCCACGAACTGCTTTCCACCTTTGACGAATTCTGGACCAAACCGATTTATGACATGCTGTCGGGGGCTTCACGGCTTATCGGCTGCGCGGAGGTGGTCTGCCAGCGCGTGCGCCAGATGGGCTTTCCGAACGTAGAACTGCTGCATTCCTGCATCGACACGTCCCGGATTCTGCCCAGACAGGACCCCGCCCTGCTGCGCGCCAGACTGGGAATTCCGCCGGGCGACTTTATCTGGATGATGTCGGGAACGAGCTGCCTGCGCAAAGGCTACGACCTGGTGCCGGACATCGTTCAGCATCTGCCCAAAAACGCCTGGCTGCTGTGGCTGGGGAAAGAAAAAGAGTCGGGTGTGCATCTGTACGTCCAGAGCCGGACAGAACAGGAGGGGCTGAACTTCATCCACCTCGGCGCTCATTCCGACGATTATTACGATTACCTCAATCTCTGCGACGGCTTCGTGCTGACGTCCCGTGAAGACCCGTACCCGCTGGTGATGATCGAAGCGGCCTTCCTTGGCAAGCCGATCGTCGGCTTTGAGTCGGGAGGCATCAGCGAGTTTCTGCTGCCGGGCATGGGAACCTACGTTTCGAGCTTTAATCCGGAAGAACTGGCCGGAGCCATGCGGTCGCTGATGGCCGGACGCATCCGGATTTCTCCGGACATGCTGCGCCAGCGGGCCTACCAGTTCGACATCTCGCACCTGACCGATCAGTGGCTTGAATTGTTTGAAGCAAAGGAAAAAGAAGCAGTTTTGGTCTAA
- a CDS encoding NUDIX domain-containing protein, which translates to MDKAREEVLRLYGNRLRLRVCGICQLDGKLLMVRHRGINATDTFWCPPGGGPQFGETAPQALVREFAEETGLAVEIGDLLFVNEFMAPPLHAMELFFRVNVVGGKLLQGGDPEMAADRQIITDVRLMSFEEIKAYPENEVHQLFRQCRSLEDVFRLRGYLEQ; encoded by the coding sequence GTGGACAAGGCAAGGGAAGAAGTACTGCGGTTGTATGGCAACCGACTGCGGCTGCGCGTATGCGGCATTTGCCAGCTTGACGGAAAACTGCTGATGGTGCGGCACCGCGGCATTAACGCGACGGATACGTTCTGGTGTCCGCCGGGAGGCGGCCCTCAGTTTGGGGAAACGGCCCCGCAGGCGCTCGTCCGTGAGTTTGCCGAAGAGACCGGGCTGGCGGTGGAAATCGGCGACCTGCTCTTTGTGAACGAATTTATGGCCCCGCCGCTGCACGCCATGGAACTGTTTTTCCGGGTCAACGTGGTTGGCGGCAAACTGCTGCAGGGCGGCGATCCGGAGATGGCCGCCGACCGTCAGATCATTACCGACGTCCGTCTGATGTCCTTCGAAGAAATCAAGGCCTATCCCGAAAACGAGGTGCACCAGCTCTTCCGCCAGTGCCGTTCGCTGGAAGATGTGTTCCGTCTGAGAGGTTATCTGGAGCAGTAA
- a CDS encoding DUF3822 family protein: MTPTVAVRSETVSARLTDKGVLGTAQTSPYQLCLEMGKDRFRFCIVEPAARKEDRAICHWLEDYTFPTLVTDYPLLPALKTLQEEHAVFQNHDWKQVIVSLNTPTFTLVPSVLFRKEYASHYLQMTRGSALPATEQTHTYAHQDEGFHSIFNLEIRLQDWLAAAFPLQQLTILHQTSTVLHASKGRKSGGYELILYFEEEYVTLVAREAGALKFCNKFGYKNTSDLVYYILFVISELKRQPAEMEVVLYGEITPFADSYTLMARFLPRLSFGLPPDALAFTGDFDELPEHRYASLFSLGLL, from the coding sequence ATGACGCCGACCGTTGCCGTTCGCAGCGAGACGGTATCCGCCAGGCTAACCGATAAAGGGGTGCTGGGAACCGCCCAGACCAGCCCTTATCAGCTTTGCCTGGAGATGGGAAAAGATCGGTTTCGGTTCTGCATCGTAGAACCCGCCGCCCGAAAAGAGGACCGGGCAATCTGCCACTGGCTCGAAGATTATACCTTCCCAACGCTGGTGACGGACTACCCGCTGCTGCCGGCCCTGAAAACCTTACAGGAGGAGCATGCCGTTTTTCAGAATCATGACTGGAAACAGGTGATCGTGTCGCTCAATACGCCCACGTTTACGCTGGTGCCGTCGGTGCTGTTCCGGAAAGAATACGCTTCGCATTACCTGCAGATGACGCGCGGAAGTGCCCTGCCCGCCACCGAGCAGACGCATACCTACGCGCACCAGGACGAAGGCTTCCATTCCATTTTTAACCTCGAAATTCGCCTTCAGGACTGGCTGGCCGCGGCTTTTCCGCTGCAGCAGCTGACCATTCTGCACCAGACCAGCACGGTGCTCCACGCCTCGAAAGGGCGGAAATCCGGCGGCTACGAACTGATTCTGTACTTTGAGGAGGAATACGTGACACTGGTGGCCCGGGAGGCGGGGGCGCTGAAATTCTGCAACAAGTTCGGCTACAAGAATACCAGCGATCTGGTGTACTACATCCTGTTTGTCATCAGTGAACTGAAACGGCAGCCCGCGGAGATGGAGGTGGTGCTGTACGGCGAGATTACGCCTTTCGCCGACAGTTATACGCTGATGGCCCGTTTTCTGCCGCGCCTGTCGTTTGGGTTGCCGCCCGATGCGCTGGCCTTTACCGGGGACTTCGACGAATTGCCCGAGCATCGGTACGCCAGCCTCTTTAGTCTCGGTCTTCTGTAA